CGGGCGCTCCGTGCCGTGCGGTTCGCAGCCAGGCTTGGCTTCGAGATCGATCCCCAGACGGCGCACGCCATCGCCGAGCATGCGCGCGAGCTCGAGGGGGTCAGCCGCGAACGGATCGGCGGCGAGCTGCGCCGCATGCTGGCCCACGGTTCGCGGCGGCGGGCGGCGGCGATGCTCGAGCAGCTCGGCCTCGACGGCCCGATGCTGGAGGCGCCGGCCATCGGCGCCGGACGGGCCCATCCGAGGCTCGGCGCGCTGCCGGCCGACGCGCGGACGATGGTCTCGCTCGCGGCGTGGTTGCTCGATCGCGGGAAGGGCGGCGAGTCTGAACAGGTTCGGCCACTCGTGCACCAGGTCCGGCGGGCCCTCTGCCTGAGCAACGACGAGTCGGCAATCCTCTCGGCCTGCCTGGCCAGGCGGCTGGAGGTGCTGGCGGGATACGAGGAGATGGGTAAGGCGCGTCAGAAGCGATTGGCCGCCTCGGCCGGTTTCCGCGAGGCGCTCGCCGTGATCCGAGCCGAAGATCCAGGCCTCGAGCGAGGCGTCGCCGAGCGGGTCGAGGCCCTGGCGGCCGAACCAGGGGGTCTCGCGCCCGACCGTTGGGTGACCGGCGACGACCTGATCTCGCTTGGATGGCGTCCAGGACCGGGTTTTGCTCGGGTCCTCGAGGACCTGTACGACCTTCAGCTGGCCGGAGAAGCCCCGGATCGAGCCTCGCTCCTGGAACATCTGGCGGCGATGGGCGTCGAACCTGATGGATCGGAGCCGGATCCTGGCAACGATCCATAAGGAAGAACCAACTCTGGTCCCCGGGGCGAGGGGCTCGACCCGGGGCCTGCAATCGATGGAGGCCCGATCACGATGAGCACGCACGAGAGTGGAAGGCGAGGGCTCCGCGACCGCCTGCGGCAGGCTTCGGCGGGAGCGATGGCGGCATTGCTGCTGGCGGCTGCCCCGGCGATGGCCCAGCAGGAGCCGGCAAAGGTCTACAGCTTCACGGCCGACGGCTGGTTCGGCAAGGACATCTCTTTCACGCCGCTGACCGAGGCGATGGAGGAAGCCCGCTCGCTGGATGCCGACTACATCATCATCAAGGTCGACGTCGACTGGTTCCAGCGCGGAGACCCGCTTGAGCAGGAGCTGTCAGACGATTCGGGCATCTTCGACATCTTCGGGATCCGGCCGATCCGGCCCGTGTTTACCGAAGAGGCCCTGCAGGTCTGGGACGAGAAGCCCCAGATCGTGTTCTGGGTGAAGAACGCGATGGGCAGCGCGGCGTTCCTGCCGTTCCTGGCCGACACGATGTACTTCCACCCCGAGGGCCGCATCGGCGGCATCCGCGGCGTGTACCTGCAGTTCCGCACCGGCGACGAGGTGGTGAAGGAGAAGCTGGTGGCCGCGAGCCTGGCGACGGCCAAGGGCATGGTGATCGCCTCGGGCTACGAGCCCAAGCTCATTGAGGCCATGGCCCGTGGCGACTACACCCTGTCGTACCGCCTCGAGGGCGGGCGGCCGGTGTATCTCGAGCGCGAGCCGCAGAGCACCGACGAGTTCTTGCTGACCAACAACGCGTTGGACGAGAGTCGGCAGGACTCCATCCAGGACCTGGCCCGCGGACGCGGCACGAACTGGCTGACGCTGGACGCCGACACGGCCCGCGTGCTGGGCGTCTCCAAGGGCACGGTCAGCACGATCGACGATCTGTTGTTCGAGCTGGGCATCGCCCGCAACTACGAGATGGTTGGCGACGGCGACCGGATCATGAACAGCTGGGCGGACGGCATCGAGCGGACCGAGAAGTCCCTCGACCGGCTGTGGCGCGAGTACAGCGAGATCCAGGTCGATGCCGACGAGTGGAGCGAGCGTCGGCGCCAGCGCGGCCAGCAGCGTGCCAAGCTGCAGCAGATGATCGGCCTGCTCGAACGCTACAAGGAGGCGATCGTTCCCTACCACATCGAAGTGTTCCGCAACTTCCGAAGCCCCGACCAGCTCATCTCGGAGTTCCGTCGCCGCCTGCAGCGGATCGAACTCGAGCAGATGGCCGACGAGCGCTGATCGCACGCAACGACCCGGAGATTGACCCATGAAGAAGTTTGCTTCCAACACGTGGCGCCGGATGGCGATGGGCGCCGCCTGCGCCGTGGCCGTGCTGGGCTGCGTGCAGTTCGGATTCGCCCTGGACCGCGTCACCCTGAACGACGGGCGCGTCATCGAGGGCGAGATCGCCCGCGAGCTGAACGGCTCGGTATGGGTGAAGACGGCCGACGGGCTGACGCAGTTCTATGCCGCGTCGGACGTCCTGAAGATTGAGCGCGACGTGGACGCCGAGGAGGCCGGGGCCCCCTCGTCCCCCACCGTGACCGATCCGGCCCCGGCCGTTGACTCGGCCAAGCCCAAGAAGGAGCGCGAGCGTCGGGCCGTTTCGCCCGGAGCGCCGCGCGCCGCGGTCCTGAGCTACGGCGACGCCGACAAGGGCCAGGGCATGGTGGGCACGTACATCACCGCTCAGTCGCTGCGGGAGATCATCCCGCTGCTCGAGGAAGAGAACATCGACATCGTCGTGTTCCGCATCAACTCCGGCGGCGGCGCCGTCCTCGAGATGGAGCCGCTCAGCGACGTGCTGCACAACGAGTACAAGCCCCGCTTCCGCACGGTGGCATGGATCGACTACGCCATCTCGGCCGCGTCGCTCACGCCGCACACGCTGTCGGAGCACTACTTCATGAAGCGCGGCGCTTACGGCGGCAACACCGCATGGTTCGGCGCGCTGCAGGCCGTTCAGGGCCGCGGGCTCGAAGACATCCTCTACTTCGCCGAGCTCATCAGCGAGCGTGGCGGACATGATCCGCGCATCATCCGTGCGATGCAGATCATGGACCCGCTGTCGGTCGACCTCGATGAGAATGGTCGCGTGACGGCCATGTACCAGAATGAGGACGGCGAGGTCGTCATCAACAAGCCGAACCGCGTGCTGGCGCTCACGAGCGATACGGCCCAGCAGATCGGCTTTGCCGACGGCATCGCCGACACGCTCGAAGAGCTCGGCAAGGCCATGGGCCTCACCGAGGTCGAGTGGGTGGGCGACGACGTCGAAGGCGTGGCCTGGCCCGTGAGCAAGGCCGAGAAGTACCTGCGAAGCTTCCGCGAGCAGACCGCCCGCGACGAGCAGAGCATCAACCAGTACTTCGACGGCTATAACGTGGCGGTCGGCCTCGCACGGGGCGTGCCCGTCGATGACCGCGGCAAGTTCATCGGCTTCGCCCGCCGTAGCCTGAACTCGATCATCCGCATGGTCGACAACAACCCGCGGCTGGCGCTGTTCATCCTGAACATGTCCGAGGAGCAGTTCCGCGAGTGGGCTCGCGAGCAGGAGCAGATGCTCCGCGACCTGTCGAAGTAATCGACAAGCCAGTTTGATATCGCGGGACCACCCTCTGGCGAGGGTGGTCCTTTTCGTTTGCGGGCGTTCGCTCCGATCCAAATCCACACCGGTCTATCATGCACTTCCGCTCTCGGGTCGGATCCCGGGCGAACCTTCGCGACACCGCATTGGAGGCCTCCGCATGACCACCGCCGCCGCACCGACGGGCCTGGTGCCCGAAGACATCGACGCCACCAACTGGGACAACGTCCGGCCGCTCTTCGACGAGCTTGCCGAGCGCCCGGTGCAGAGCAAGGACGAGCTCGAACGCTGGCTGGTCGATCGCAGCGAGCTCGAGGCGGCGTGCAGCGAAACGCAGGCGAACCTCTACATCGCGATGACCTGCGACACCGCAAGTGAAGCCAAGCGGACCGCGTACACGAGCTTCCTTGAGAACGTCGCGCCCAAGCTCAAGCCCGCGGGCTTCAAGCTCGATCAGCGGCAGGTCGAGCTCGCCGACAAGCTCGGTCTTGGTGGCGAGCGGTACGAGGTGCTCGCGCGCGACGTGAAGGCAGACGTGGAGCTCTACCGCGACGAGAACGTGCCGCTGCAGACCGAGATCGACAAGGTCGAGCAGACGTACACCGAGACGGTGGGCGCGATGACGGTCGAATTCGACGGCGAGGAGAAGACGCTGCCGCAGATGGCCGTATACCTGCAGCAGACCGACCGCGGCGTGCGCGAGAAGGCGTGGCGGGGTATCGCCGAGCGCCGGCTGCAAGACGCGACCAAGATCAACGGCATCTACGACCGCCTTCTCGAGCTGCGGCACCAGGTCGCGCGGAACGCGGGCCACGACGACTACGTGGGCTATGCATTCGCGTCGATGCACCGTTTTGACTACACGCCGGCGGATTGCAAGGACTTCCACGATGCGGTGGCGAAGGTGATCGTGCCGTTCAAGCGTTCGCTCGACGCGAAGCGGCGCGAGAAGATGGGCATCGATCCGCTCCGGCCCTGGGACCTGGCCGTAGATCCGCTGGGGCGCGAGCCGCTCAAGCCCTTCAAGGGCGGCGTCGAGCTCGTGAGCAAGTCGAAGGCGGCGTTCGACGCCATCGACCCGCGGCTTGCGACCATGTTCGCGACGCTGGGTGACGGCAGCAACAGCAACGGGCCCGCCGACGGCGCCCAGCTCGACCTGGACAGCCGCAAGGGCAAGGGCCCGGGCGGGTACCAGTACATGCGCGACCGCGTGCGCGAGCCATTCATCTTCATGAACGCGGCCGGCCTGCATCGCGACGTCGAGACCATGGTGCACGAGGCG
This Phycisphaerales bacterium DNA region includes the following protein-coding sequences:
- a CDS encoding CCA tRNA nucleotidyltransferase; this translates as MTTQPSMEPDGRAAAIAVVKKLRAKGHEAHFAGGCVRDELLGLEPGDFDVATDATPDRLTKMFRAARLVGAQFGVVQIRSMGVWTEVATFRSDGVYSDRRRPDDVSFGDAQADAERRDFTINALFLDPLAEEADWTTRPGGGRVAGRVIDLVGGLADLSAGIVRAVGDPHRRLAEDHLRALRAVRFAARLGFEIDPQTAHAIAEHARELEGVSRERIGGELRRMLAHGSRRRAAAMLEQLGLDGPMLEAPAIGAGRAHPRLGALPADARTMVSLAAWLLDRGKGGESEQVRPLVHQVRRALCLSNDESAILSACLARRLEVLAGYEEMGKARQKRLAASAGFREALAVIRAEDPGLERGVAERVEALAAEPGGLAPDRWVTGDDLISLGWRPGPGFARVLEDLYDLQLAGEAPDRASLLEHLAAMGVEPDGSEPDPGNDP
- a CDS encoding M3 family oligoendopeptidase, which translates into the protein MTTAAAPTGLVPEDIDATNWDNVRPLFDELAERPVQSKDELERWLVDRSELEAACSETQANLYIAMTCDTASEAKRTAYTSFLENVAPKLKPAGFKLDQRQVELADKLGLGGERYEVLARDVKADVELYRDENVPLQTEIDKVEQTYTETVGAMTVEFDGEEKTLPQMAVYLQQTDRGVREKAWRGIAERRLQDATKINGIYDRLLELRHQVARNAGHDDYVGYAFASMHRFDYTPADCKDFHDAVAKVIVPFKRSLDAKRREKMGIDPLRPWDLAVDPLGREPLKPFKGGVELVSKSKAAFDAIDPRLATMFATLGDGSNSNGPADGAQLDLDSRKGKGPGGYQYMRDRVREPFIFMNAAGLHRDVETMVHEAGHAFHSMMCKDEPLLHYRHSPIEFAEVASMSMELLSMPHWGGANGFYGDEAKHARAIREQLEGSVSTLAWIATIDAFQHFIYSNPEHTHEERTAAWLELDERFGNDVSWDGLQRERETQWQRQLHLFSHPFYYIEYGIAQLGALQLWMRSLDEGESTAIDAYLHALSLGGSRPLPELFEAAGIKLDFSVGTISRLVERVEAELSKLPE